A single window of Thalassoroseus pseudoceratinae DNA harbors:
- a CDS encoding lactoylglutathione lyase family protein — protein MMFPRTFSHIGISVTDLDQAVEFYTKTLGWYVIMPATEVVSDDSAIGVMCNDVFGEGWERFRIAHLATGDKIGVELFEFKNAEKPENNFEYWKTGVFHFCVQDPDVEGLAKRIVENGGKQRMPVREYYPGEKPYRMVYCEDPFGNLIEIYSHSYELTYSAGAYQGDSG, from the coding sequence ATAATGTTTCCCCGAACCTTTTCGCACATCGGCATCTCCGTTACGGACTTGGACCAAGCTGTCGAGTTCTACACGAAAACTCTTGGCTGGTACGTCATCATGCCAGCGACAGAAGTTGTGTCGGATGATTCTGCCATTGGCGTAATGTGCAATGATGTTTTTGGGGAAGGATGGGAACGGTTCAGGATCGCACACTTGGCGACCGGTGACAAAATCGGCGTTGAACTTTTCGAGTTCAAGAACGCTGAGAAGCCTGAAAACAATTTTGAATACTGGAAGACGGGCGTGTTCCACTTTTGCGTGCAAGACCCAGACGTGGAAGGGCTTGCGAAACGGATCGTAGAGAATGGAGGCAAACAGAGAATGCCGGTTCGCGAATACTATCCCGGCGAAAAACCTTACCGAATGGTTTACTGCGAAGACCCGTTTGGAAACCTGATCGAAATCTATTCACACAGTTACGAACTGACGTATTCGGCGGGCGCATACCAAGGCGATTCCGGTTGA